In a genomic window of Enterobacter asburiae:
- a CDS encoding response regulator, whose protein sequence is MSSRPPFFASARGRLLIFNLLVVAVTLMVSGVAVLGFRHASQIQEQVQQQTLDDMTGSMNLARDTANVATAAVRLSQVVGALEYKGEAERLKQMQTALRRSLEQLADAPLAQQEPALVARIIQRSNELQQSVTEMLERGQRRHLERNALLSSLYQSQSYLRHLQDINRRYGSNVPDAQQLMEMDRLIAAAIDTPSPRATVQQLDAVAAALPRSAAQPVVKGVLPDFNAELGKLAPLSKQLEESDLSISWYMFHIKALVAILNSDINQYVEQVAQASRLRTAQSHHELQSISVFISIFAVLALIITGCACWYIYRNLGSNLTAISRAMSRLAHGEQDVSVPALQRRDELGELARAFNVFARNTASLEHTTRLLKEKTTQMEIDRVERQGLEEALLHSQKMKAVGQLTGGLAHDFNNLLAVIIGSLELTDPESNDAPRISRALKAAERGALLTQRLLAFSRKQSLTPHAVEMLPLLENLRELMRHSLPATLTLEIEAQTPAWPAWIDVSQLENAIINLVMNARDAMEGQSGVIKIRTWNQRVTRSDGRRQDMVALEVIDRGSGMSQEVKSRVFEPFFTTKQTGSGSGLGLSMVYGFVRQSGGRVEIESAPGQGTTVRLHLPRSTLPAVSEDEALAATTSVDNERLVLVLEDEADVRQTLCEQLHQLGYLTLEADNGEQALSMLAASPDIGMFISDLMLPGGLSGAEVINQVRSHYPQLPVLLISGQDLRPAHNPQLPDVQLLRKPFTRAQLTQALRKVCL, encoded by the coding sequence ATGTCTTCACGCCCCCCGTTCTTCGCCAGCGCCCGAGGCCGCCTGCTGATTTTCAATCTGCTGGTGGTCGCCGTTACGCTGATGGTGAGCGGCGTAGCGGTGCTCGGTTTCCGTCACGCCAGCCAGATCCAGGAACAGGTGCAGCAGCAAACGCTGGACGACATGACCGGCAGCATGAATCTCGCCCGCGACACGGCCAACGTCGCAACGGCGGCGGTGCGGCTCTCGCAGGTGGTGGGGGCGCTGGAGTACAAAGGCGAAGCCGAGCGCCTGAAGCAGATGCAAACGGCGCTGCGCCGCTCGCTGGAGCAGCTTGCCGATGCCCCGCTGGCGCAGCAGGAGCCGGCGCTGGTGGCGCGGATTATTCAACGAAGCAATGAATTACAGCAGAGCGTGACGGAGATGTTGGAGCGTGGACAGCGACGCCATCTGGAGCGTAACGCGCTGCTGAGTTCGCTGTATCAAAGCCAGAGCTACCTGCGTCATCTGCAGGACATCAACCGCCGCTATGGCAGCAACGTACCGGATGCGCAGCAGCTGATGGAGATGGACCGGCTGATCGCTGCCGCCATCGACACCCCTTCGCCGCGCGCGACCGTTCAGCAACTGGACGCCGTGGCCGCAGCGCTGCCCCGGAGCGCCGCACAGCCGGTGGTGAAGGGGGTTCTGCCTGATTTTAATGCCGAGTTAGGTAAGCTCGCCCCGCTGTCGAAGCAGCTGGAAGAGAGCGATCTGTCCATCAGCTGGTATATGTTCCACATCAAGGCGCTGGTGGCGATCCTCAATAGCGATATCAATCAGTACGTTGAGCAGGTGGCGCAGGCCTCCCGACTTCGCACGGCCCAGAGCCATCACGAGCTGCAATCCATCAGCGTGTTTATCAGCATCTTCGCCGTGCTGGCGCTGATCATTACCGGGTGCGCCTGCTGGTATATCTACCGCAATCTGGGCTCTAACCTGACGGCTATCTCCAGAGCGATGTCGCGCCTTGCGCACGGCGAGCAGGATGTTTCGGTGCCCGCGCTGCAGCGGCGCGATGAGCTGGGCGAACTGGCGCGCGCGTTTAACGTTTTTGCCCGCAATACCGCTTCGCTTGAGCACACCACGCGCCTGCTGAAAGAGAAAACCACGCAGATGGAAATTGACCGCGTCGAGCGTCAGGGGCTGGAAGAGGCGCTGCTGCACAGCCAGAAAATGAAGGCCGTCGGACAGCTGACCGGCGGGTTGGCGCATGATTTTAATAACCTGCTGGCGGTGATCATCGGCAGCCTTGAGCTTACCGACCCTGAATCAAACGACGCGCCGCGCATCTCCCGGGCGCTCAAGGCGGCCGAGCGTGGTGCCTTACTGACGCAGCGCCTGCTGGCGTTTTCCCGCAAGCAATCCCTGACGCCGCATGCGGTTGAGATGCTGCCGCTGCTGGAGAACCTCCGGGAACTGATGCGCCACTCCCTGCCTGCCACCCTGACCCTGGAAATTGAAGCGCAAACCCCGGCATGGCCCGCGTGGATAGACGTCAGCCAGTTGGAAAACGCTATTATCAACCTGGTGATGAACGCGCGCGATGCGATGGAAGGACAAAGCGGGGTGATAAAAATCCGCACCTGGAATCAGCGCGTCACCCGCAGCGACGGGCGCAGGCAGGATATGGTGGCGCTGGAAGTGATTGACCGCGGCAGCGGCATGTCGCAGGAGGTGAAATCCCGGGTCTTTGAACCGTTTTTCACCACCAAGCAGACCGGAAGCGGGAGCGGGTTAGGCCTGTCGATGGTCTACGGCTTTGTGCGCCAGTCCGGGGGCCGGGTTGAGATCGAAAGCGCGCCGGGGCAGGGCACCACCGTGCGGCTGCACCTCCCGCGCTCGACGCTGCCCGCCGTTTCGGAGGATGAAGCGCTGGCTGCCACAACGTCCGTGGATAACGAGCGGCTTGTACTGGTGCTGGAAGATGAGGCGGACGTTCGTCAGACCCTGTGCGAACAGCTGCATCAGCTTGGTTACCTGACGCTCGAAGCGGACAACGGCGAGCAGGCCCTGAGCATGCTGGCGGCGTCGCCGGATATTGGCATGTTTATCAGCGATCTGATGTTGCCCGGAGGCCTGAGCGGGGCTGAGGTGATTAACCAGGTGCGCAGCCATTATCCGCAGCTTCCGGTGCTGCTGATCAGCGGGCAGGATTTGCGCCCGGCGCACAACCCGCAGCTGCCGGACGTGCAGTTATTGCGTAAGCCATTTACGCGGGCGCAGCTGACGCAGGCGCTGCGGAAAGTCTGTTTATAA
- the phnP gene encoding phosphonate metabolism protein PhnP, which yields MSLTITLTGTGSAQLVPVFGCDCAACRRARLQDNYRRRPCSAVVKFNDAVTLLDAGIPHLMDDWPAGSFQQFLLTHYHMDHVQGLFPLRWGVGATIPVYGPPDDAGCDDLFKHPGILDFSHTVEPFVMFELQGLRVTPLPLNHSKLTFGYLLESAHSRVAWLSDTAGLPDKTVTFLLNNQPQAIIIDCSHEPRDETPRNHCDLNTVVALNEVIGCPQVILTHISHQFDVWMMDNPLPDGIEAGYDGMVLVLD from the coding sequence ATGAGTCTGACCATCACGTTAACGGGAACCGGAAGCGCACAGCTCGTGCCGGTCTTTGGCTGCGACTGCGCGGCGTGTCGACGGGCGCGCCTGCAGGACAACTATCGCCGTCGCCCCTGCAGCGCGGTGGTCAAATTCAACGATGCGGTCACCCTGCTGGATGCGGGCATTCCGCACCTGATGGACGACTGGCCGGCGGGCAGCTTTCAGCAGTTTTTGCTCACGCACTATCATATGGATCACGTCCAGGGGCTGTTCCCCCTGCGCTGGGGCGTGGGCGCAACCATCCCGGTCTACGGCCCGCCGGACGACGCAGGGTGCGACGACCTGTTTAAACATCCCGGAATTCTGGATTTCAGCCACACGGTTGAGCCGTTCGTGATGTTTGAGCTGCAGGGGCTGCGGGTCACGCCGCTGCCGCTCAACCATTCAAAACTGACCTTCGGGTATCTGCTGGAATCCGCCCACAGCCGCGTGGCGTGGCTTTCTGATACCGCCGGGCTGCCGGATAAAACGGTGACGTTTCTGCTCAACAATCAGCCACAGGCGATAATCATCGACTGCAGTCATGAACCGCGTGACGAGACCCCACGCAACCATTGCGACTTAAACACCGTGGTTGCGCTGAACGAGGTGATTGGCTGCCCGCAGGTGATCCTGACCCACATCAGCCATCAATTTGACGTGTGGATGATGGATAATCCGCTGCCGGACGGCATTGAAGCGGGATATGACGGAATGGTTTTGGTACTCGATTAG
- the phnO gene encoding aminoalkylphosphonate N-acetyltransferase, with translation MPDCQLRPATADDAQIVYALICELKQAEFDHQAFHAGFLANLQDHNMRYQLAELDGHVVGMIGLHMQFHLHHARWIGEIQELVVMPQARGLKVGSQLLAWAEEVARQAGAELTELSTSVKRTDAHRFYVREGYTQSHFRFTKPL, from the coding sequence GCCTGACTGCCAGCTTCGCCCCGCCACCGCCGACGATGCGCAGATTGTCTATGCCCTGATCTGCGAACTGAAGCAGGCAGAGTTCGACCATCAGGCGTTCCACGCCGGATTTCTTGCCAACCTTCAGGATCACAACATGCGCTACCAGCTTGCCGAGCTGGACGGACATGTCGTCGGCATGATCGGCCTGCACATGCAGTTTCACCTCCATCACGCGCGCTGGATCGGCGAGATCCAGGAGCTGGTGGTAATGCCGCAGGCGCGCGGGCTAAAGGTGGGCAGCCAGCTGCTGGCCTGGGCGGAAGAGGTGGCACGGCAGGCCGGCGCGGAGCTGACCGAGCTCTCCACCAGCGTGAAGCGCACTGACGCGCACCGTTTTTACGTTCGTGAAGGATATACGCAGAGCCATTTTCGATTCACCAAACCGCTGTAG
- a CDS encoding GNAT family N-acetyltransferase: MIVMPTTYSPKTVARSFKLVDEFELSGRVLHVIFDSQTPRAAIIEADVETFDGVPRHRVVAALDLQRKTHLGEGIIAVERCWEDTNVIQVEGICVDPAERDKGLATRLYEALVLQCGVTLISDFEQYEGGKMLWQKIARESDQIAVFVLDTEQGAFWPYDGSKVIYDGGCIPEDRIWSHSPDQKCYGIVLVAENKQRANQLMEGPGHN, encoded by the coding sequence ATGATTGTGATGCCTACAACTTACAGCCCAAAGACCGTAGCAAGGTCTTTCAAGCTCGTTGATGAATTCGAACTCTCCGGGCGAGTGTTACATGTCATTTTTGATAGCCAGACGCCAAGAGCTGCGATTATTGAAGCGGATGTCGAAACCTTCGATGGTGTACCTCGGCATCGGGTTGTAGCTGCCCTGGATTTACAACGTAAAACGCATTTGGGTGAAGGTATCATTGCTGTCGAGCGTTGTTGGGAAGATACCAATGTTATTCAGGTAGAAGGTATATGCGTTGATCCCGCCGAGCGTGACAAGGGACTGGCAACTCGTCTGTATGAAGCCTTGGTATTACAGTGTGGCGTGACGCTTATTAGCGACTTTGAACAATATGAGGGTGGGAAGATGCTCTGGCAGAAAATTGCCCGCGAGTCTGACCAAATCGCTGTATTTGTTCTCGATACCGAGCAGGGAGCATTTTGGCCGTATGATGGTAGCAAGGTTATCTATGACGGGGGGTGTATACCCGAAGATCGTATCTGGAGTCATTCGCCGGATCAAAAATGTTATGGCATTGTACTGGTTGCAGAAAATAAACAGCGTGCGAATCAGCTGATGGAAGGCCCTGGACACAACTGA
- a CDS encoding sugar ABC transporter ATP-binding protein, whose amino-acid sequence MSRTPVLEMRQIAKTFGNFHALKGVDLTVFPGEIHALMGENGAGKSTLMKILAGAYTATSGEILIDGQPFHIKGPKDALAAGITLIYQEMQLAPNLTVAENIFLGSELSRGGLVQRKEMAAQAQAVIDRLGAQFSATDLVMKLTIAEQQQVEIARALHRNSRILVMDEPTAALSSRETHRLFELILRLRDEGMAIIYISHRMAEVYELSDRVSVLRDGQYVGSLTRDRLNASELVKMMVGRPLSDLFNKERDIPLGSPRLNVHHLTDGKKVQPCSLQVRSGEIVGLAGLVGAGRSELAQLIFGVRKATGGMIEVDGEPVVIHSPRAAIENGIGFLTENRKEQGLFLELAAQENITMATLERDATFGMLNRKKAQSISDDAIALLNIRVPHSQVRAGGLSGGNQQKLLISRWVAIGPRILILDEPTRGVDVGAKSEIYRIMNQMARKGVAILMISSELPEVVGMSDRVYVMREGSIAGELHGHDISQENIMTLATGVNDTHHQAV is encoded by the coding sequence ATGAGCAGAACCCCGGTTTTAGAGATGCGCCAAATTGCCAAAACCTTTGGCAATTTCCACGCGCTCAAGGGTGTGGATTTGACGGTCTTCCCCGGTGAGATCCACGCGCTGATGGGGGAAAACGGCGCGGGAAAAAGCACGCTGATGAAGATCCTCGCGGGAGCCTATACCGCCACCAGCGGCGAGATCCTGATCGACGGCCAGCCGTTTCACATTAAAGGGCCGAAAGATGCGCTGGCCGCAGGCATCACCCTGATTTACCAGGAGATGCAGCTCGCGCCCAATCTTACCGTGGCCGAAAATATTTTCCTCGGCAGCGAGCTGTCGCGCGGCGGGCTGGTCCAGCGCAAGGAGATGGCCGCCCAGGCGCAGGCGGTGATTGACCGTCTCGGCGCGCAGTTCAGCGCCACCGACCTGGTGATGAAGCTGACCATCGCCGAGCAGCAGCAGGTGGAAATCGCCCGCGCGCTGCACCGCAACAGCCGCATTCTGGTGATGGACGAACCCACCGCCGCCCTCTCCTCCCGCGAAACCCACCGCCTGTTCGAACTGATTTTGCGCCTGCGCGACGAGGGTATGGCGATTATCTATATCAGCCACCGCATGGCGGAAGTGTATGAACTCTCTGACCGCGTGAGCGTTCTGCGTGACGGGCAGTACGTCGGGAGCCTCACGCGCGACAGGCTTAACGCCTCCGAGCTGGTGAAAATGATGGTGGGCCGCCCGCTAAGCGACCTGTTCAACAAGGAGCGAGATATCCCCCTCGGCAGCCCGCGCCTTAACGTGCACCACCTCACCGACGGTAAAAAAGTACAGCCGTGCAGCCTGCAGGTGCGTTCCGGCGAAATCGTCGGGCTGGCGGGGCTGGTTGGGGCCGGACGCTCCGAGCTGGCGCAGCTTATCTTTGGCGTGCGCAAAGCCACCGGCGGCATGATTGAGGTCGACGGCGAGCCGGTGGTGATCCACTCCCCGCGCGCGGCCATCGAAAACGGCATCGGTTTTCTCACCGAGAACCGCAAGGAGCAGGGGCTGTTTCTGGAGCTGGCGGCGCAGGAGAACATCACCATGGCGACGCTTGAGCGCGACGCCACCTTTGGCATGTTGAACCGCAAAAAAGCCCAGTCCATTTCCGACGATGCCATCGCCCTGCTCAACATCCGCGTGCCGCATTCTCAGGTACGCGCGGGCGGGCTTTCGGGCGGCAACCAGCAAAAGCTTCTTATCTCCCGCTGGGTGGCGATTGGCCCGCGCATTCTGATTCTGGACGAGCCGACGCGCGGCGTGGACGTCGGCGCAAAAAGCGAAATCTACCGCATCATGAACCAGATGGCGCGCAAGGGGGTGGCGATTCTGATGATCTCCAGCGAGCTGCCGGAAGTGGTAGGCATGAGCGACCGGGTCTACGTGATGCGGGAAGGCAGCATCGCGGGTGAGCTTCACGGGCACGATATCTCTCAGGAAAACATCATGACGCTGGCAACCGGCGTGAACGACACACATCATCAGGCGGTGTAA